Below is a window of Pogona vitticeps strain Pit_001003342236 chromosome 9, PviZW2.1, whole genome shotgun sequence DNA.
TCATTTTATTCTAGCAAATGTCGCCCTAGGTTGCTAAACTCTGTTCAAATCAGGAGCAGTCATATGCTGTTGGTTGCCTGACACCTTATGTccattttttatttatgtatttatttaaagtattttaccccACCCTTCTACTTAAGAAGGGCTCaggacagcttacatcattaaaagacaaaaatgaaagtgaaaaagaGTAAGAATACGAACACTAAAAAAGGATCAAGCAGATACCACGCTAAAAGGCAATAAATGAAAGCAACACCAACAATATATACAAAGTGTAAGGAGGTgcaataattcatttaaaaaccacactcaggtggccagtcattaagggaaagcttgcccaaaGAGAAATATCTTCACATGTTTGCCAAAGGACAGcaatgtatctatctatctatctatctatctatctatctatctatctatctatctatctatctatctatctatctatctatctatctatctatctatctatctatctatctgtctgtctgtctgtctgtctgtccgtccgtccgtccgtccgtccgcccaaccatcatctatctatctatctatctatctatctatctatctatctatctatctgtctgtctgtctgtctgtctgtctgtctgtctgtccgtccgtccgtccgtccgtccgtccgtccgtccgtccgtccgtccgtccgtctgtccatctATACCTAAAGACAGATATTAGTTCAGTCATCAACCCAAAtgaagactgtagccaagaaattagaagactaaGACTACGAAAGGCAGCAGTGAAGATACTGGACAAAATTATCAAGtgtaaaatatgtcactggagaccaggaTGATCCACAATCTTATATTTCTGATCGCCATGTGAAAGCCAGGCGATTAAGaaagccagcagaaaaaaaaaacacaatttgtttcaaatatggtgctggaggagagtttggaTTGCCAGAAGGACGAACCAGTGGGTCTCGGAtaaaatcaagactgaactaactctggaggcaaaaatgttgaagctgaggctgtcctagtttgggcacatcctgagaaagcaggattctctgggaaagaccaaaatgctgggaaaggtggaactgactccctgaaggaagccacaggcttgagtctacaagatctgagcagggcagttgaggacagggcattttggagatggctcattcatggggtcaccatgagtcaagGGTGACTTAACAGCATGGAACAACAATAGATATATAGAGATACAGACAAGgtagtgtatatgtgtgtatgtagaaagagacagagacacagagtaTATACATACTAGGTATTGTATTAATAGTTATGCTTTGCATTTCCACACTGCCTTTCAGTTCAATTTTAGGCTGAAATGGTTGCACGGTCGAGGTTTATATACAGTGAGACGAATCGTTCTGAATTACATTTTCCCAAGGTCTATCTGATTTTCCAAGGTAGGCAACCAGAATGGACTTTCATCCAGGCTGGCTGCAGAACCGGCGGAGGAGATGCTGCCAAAACAAATGGGACACTTAGTCTTTGGCGCATGCACAGCCGGGAgtaggggaaagggaaggagaagggtcAGCAGATCATCCTGTCCTGCAGAAGAGGCTCAAGCACAGCAAGGGGAGGAACACGCTGGCTGGACAGGCTCGGTTACTCATTACCTGGCACAGCTGATCTGTGCTCTTCTTCAGAAGAACTGGGGGCAGGGAAGACAGGAACAGATGTGGGAGTGGGCAAGAAAAGGGCTGTTCCttccattttccctattatttcaTCACCGAGCATCATGGGAAGGAAAGCAGCCCAGCTTGTACTGTAGACAAATGGATAGGGGGGGGGATTCTTCCCAGAAGTTAAGAAGCTTGGCTTCAGCCCATGCGTGCCCCCATTCTCAATATGTGGGTGTTTTtccaagaaagaggaaaaattatGTTTGCCCAGGTGAACAAAACAAGCTAGCACAGAGtttggggaagggggtgggagttGGCTCACCTCGTCAAACATAGATTTTCCTTTCGcttagctgagtggtttaggtacctggctctggagccagaggttgggagttcaattccccattgtggctcctaggggaaaagccagcctgtgtggccttgggcaagctgcacggccccaggccacccccagaagaagggaatggtaaaccagttctgagtactgtattctctacctggaaaacactgggaaagggttgccagaagtcagaactgacttgtcagCATAtcgtgatgatgatggtgattagaACAATCAGATGTTGAGCATGGAGCTGAAAAGTATCAGTAACATTTTCAGGTTCTGCAGTCAGCTAAGCTTATGGAACATAAAGCGCAGgttattgctgtttttaaatgttattttattgcaACATTTATCTTATCTATCCAAATAATCAAAGTAGTTaaccattcagaaaaaaaaggtaAGTGCCAGTAAAGCTGATAAAAGCCAATAAGTAAATATAAAGCCAGTAAAGTCTCAATAAAAACATATGAACCATATTCAGAGTAAGAGATATTATATCTCTGGATCTTAAAACAAAAACTAGagcaatatgttttaaaaaatgagacgGGGCTAGCAAAAATATGCCTAAGGATCAAGTCATACACAATGAGATCATCACCCACATgtcaacctgaaaataagccctagtatgatttttcaggatgcttgtaatataagctctactccaaaaataagtcccagttaagtgaaagcctgccctccaccatagTGCAACAACcagaggaagatgacatgactgtatttgaataaatgtagattgttgtaaagggacgtggtggcgccatgggtcaaaccgcagaagcctctgtgctgtaaggtctgtagatcttcagctgtaagatcgaatccacgtgacagagtgagcgcccgtcgcttgtcccagctcccgccaacctagcggttcaaaagcatgcaaatgcgagtagataaatagggaccacagtgttccgtgtctaagtcgcactggccacgtgaccacagaaactgcctccagacaaacgctggctctactacttggaaacggggatgagcaccgccccctagagtcagacatgattggactaaatgtcaaggggaaactttacctattatacatacaaatatatcaacatttttttaaaaaaagagagaggaaaaatgatTCAAATACTCCACTGATTAGACTCATAGTCTACCTTTGCTTAGAAAGTAATTTGTACTGGAACATGCCAGTATGAAAAATGCCAGAGTTTTTGGAATGTGCCAGCAGGATGGTTCTTATCACAGCGATGCCCTTGGGATAAAGTTTCAGGTTTTTTGTCTTACAAACAAGGCCTGACTTTTGTCTTCGTGATGTGTAATCCAACAACCATAAGCCCTTgtcagctgtctctctctctctctctcattcactcactcGCACAGAAACAAACAGAGACACACTTTCACCCTCCTGCCTTTAAAGctcctttttattttcaactaTGAAAAATCCAATGCTCAAAAAGTGAAATAAGGCCGGCCTGTCATCAGGCAGAATGAGGTGAATGGCCAGGAAGCAAAGTTTGGAATCATGAAAGGGTAAGATATCATTaattcaatgtattcttgaaggctttcacagccgggatctaatggttgttgtgagtttttcgggctctttggccatgttctgaaggttgttcttcctgacattttgccagtctctgtggccggcatcttcagaggactggagtaggaactctgtccatgctctgttgctgtttgttgggtagCTGAATATTTATAGcagtgggaacagcttttgtccttttcaggagatagggtgatcagtgtgtttttgttgtgggtgtattgttgtgataagagggggagattaatagttttattttattttattgttttatcctatattgtaagccgcctagagtggacgagtagtccagataggcgggatataaatcaaataaataaataaaaataaatttagtatctgtcactgtggttgatgggtgtctttaaaTGGTCTGTTTTGTCTAATGATCcctagtccttgtggctgggtagagtacgttgaccttctgcaggctgtattttccagtgatggAAGCCAGGgcttttgaagtgccaaacacccgTTCGGCTGCTAAACAATCTGGCACGAACCACCgaactggcagttcgtgcccatctctagtcctccCCAGATGTGCTTGTGAGAGTGGTGGGATCAAGAAAAGGTGCTGTCCTGTGAATTTTGAGATGAAGGTAATTATGAGGATAAAAGTGGGGAGGAAAAGAGCCCACCCTCCTTGTGGCTGAACAAAATATAGTGTATGTTGATGCCAAAATCTTGGATCTACTCACAATTACTGCTGAAGtcatcttgtttgtttgcttgcttgtttgtttgtttgtatcttgcctttctccccaaaagggacccaaggcagctgattTGGAATAAAGAAACGGTAAGGGATGTGGCAGAAATAGTGGGACAAATCTGAATATTTGCACTCATTTTTGTCACCATTACGAAATACTTGCAGATACTTGTAAACATTTATAATTATATGGGGAGGTGAAGTAAACATAGATCTGAAGCACTGTTTGTGGAAAAAGCAGCCTACCCAGAGACTCAAATCCGAAAACAACCCCAACAATAAGCCTTTAACAAGTTGTTTCTGCAGCCAGTAAGAAAGTAAGTGATGCCAGCCTGCTAAGAGAACTCTTTGTTGAAATTATGTTCCCTCTTGTATGCTGCCTCATTAGgtttagctgggagggacctttctgagttgagtgactgtcaatcaatccagcaccaaccaattgttcctttcttcctttgattttgaagacagccatgcctctctgcttaagtaTATTTTACCTCTTTTTTCAGTCAGTCATTAGTTAGGGTGTTCGTGAGCTTGTTAGAATTTAGTCTGCAGGAAACTGCTGGAAATAAGCAGGATGAATCTGCTAAAGCCTACTATTATAACCAGTcatattttgtacagtatgctgttttgatctattcagaactgagagtaaatgaaatcttttttgttttttcttttaccaatgtctcagagtgataAAGCAAGACTAcaaatgccagttgatgagacagtAAGGCGTGGTCTACTCTGGAGAGACTTCAAGCTACTTCTGGTCTGTAAGTCCCTTCATTTgtgctgcacagctaaaggagTTTAGCCAAAACTCAATACTGTACTCTGCCAAAATTCAATATTATTTTCATACAGCAGAGACAATAGAAGGTAATGTACTATATTCATTACAGGGCAGCACTTATTTTAGAAATTCCTAAAAATATATACCATTGGTTTAATTCTCTGCTCTGGCAAGTTCAACCATCTCTCGGTTTGGTTTTGTTGATGTTGATTGTGAGTGTCATAACTGTGTCAAAGTAAGTTTCCAGTTGTGACATGAATGGCTTTGTCCTGTGTAGATAGTATTGGTGGAAAGCTATCAGATGGGGCATGTGCATAAGTGTgtgttgtattttgtttgtttttactgggAAAATTACCACATGGATTCAGTACATCGTAGTTTAAAACTCAAATATTTTCCATCCCTCACCCTCTCCAGGAAAAAGGTTGTGGGGCCTAGCCTTGTATAAGGCCTGTGCCATGTTGAGTGCAGTTGGTCACAATGGGAGAGGAGTATTACTGTGGCATAATGGAGGACAGGCAAATGGTGATCTTTCTGGGACATAAGCATGGCTATGATGGTCTCTCTCCTAGTACTGAGGCATCCTGTGGGCGGTGAGCCAAGACTAGCTCATAGGTTTGGAGGCAAAGGGTGGAGGGCACCTGGATACAGCAAAGAGGGAACTCAATGAATGGCCatgaggggaggaagagagatatGTTAACAATATGGTTGCCCAGCCCTATGGCTTCCCTGCCTGTGGGTTTTTGCAAAATTTGGTGTTTTTTATAAGATGTGGCCGCAAAGCCCCACACTAGAACCAGACTTTCTTCCTGGGTGGTCAGAAAGCTATGTAAGAATTCCATATGGCTTACCGCCATTTTTCTCCTGAAGGCAAAGGAGAGGTTTCTGTAATCTCTGCACTGAAACTGGTGACTCCAATTTCATGGGCACAATAAATCCATTCCATGGTTTAGTCTAAGCTTTGCAAGATCTAGTTAACTTGCTCAGTCTTGCTGTGTTGGGGGAGttagggttcagcaccttggatagttctTGTAAAATGGACTTACCCAGAGCAGATTCACTGTTCCAGCAAAACCCGGAGGGGATTCATTGTCCCGGACAGAATCAGAATCAAGAGCCTCATACAACACCGGAGCCTCAAAGTAATCCATTACAAATAATAAGCTACTGGgatttaatccttttttttttcaaaaactaagGCATAATAAATGACATTACCAAGGTGACTCCATGAATAAAGCTACTCCTTTCATGGTGCAATGGTAACTTTTAACTTATGTTTAGGGTTACTAAAATGAGTTCCCATCcaaaggcagaaggcagaatactTCATGGTTTAATTATTGGCCTGCGCTGTACCCTTGGTGTCTGTTGGAGGTGCCAAGGTCCAGGAAAAGAATGGGTTTTACAACACGCATCAGTAGCTTGTTGAATTCAGACTTGCCAAGAAAGTAAATTAGACAGTTACTATTTTAATTATCtttgagaaatgggaaggagAAGGGTTGATTGTAAGATATTGCAACTGTAATGGTAGTCTGGCTCCATAGCTCAGTGAATTGAGTACCTAGCTGATTCCCAAAATCAGATGAAATCAGGTGTATTTAGGGTTACACAGTGGTAAACATCACCCAAAACATTTGTAGTGCCAAGGAGATATCTTGCAGACAATGTAACAGATAAGCAGTCATTGGCCTGATTGGGAGAGGTGCTCACTTCAATATTTCGGAAGAGCAGGGTTCAACACTTTGAATTGCTCCTGCAAAGTTCAGAccaaaacccagagtggatttacTGACCCTGTGAAACTGGAGTCTCCAGCCTCCATGCCCCTCTCTTTGTTTCAGTGTTGAGACAGTTTTCTGAAGGGAGAAACATGGAAAACTTGGGGAAGTAGAGACATGTGGCTTTTGAATTCTCTTAAATTCAAAGGCATAAAACTTTCTCATTCTGGTTCAACAGATGTGCCTGTAAAGGTGCAAGAAATTCATCATCACCAATCATACTGTGCACCACAGAGAAGTCTCAAGTCTTTCTTTTCTAAGGGCCTGACCTCACTCTCACTAGAACATGGTAAGTACTGCATAGCATTTCACAGTGTTTGAAAAACGTTAACATTAGGAGgtgaccccagctgcgatacaaggatatctgcaaacaggatctgagggccttaggattggacctcaacagatgggaaactttgacaactgcccattcagcctggaggcaggcagtgcagcatggcctctcccaatttgaagtgacccttgtccagcaggctgaggcaaagaagcagtcacgaaagcagcaaaatcagggagctgggcaggggacagactgtcttccgtgtggaagggatggtcactctcgaattggccttctcagccacactagacgctgttccaagacttctattcaaagcacgttaccatagtctctcgagactgaaggatgcctactctaaTATATAGTAAAGGCCCAGCCTCCTCTTTAGGGAAAGGCAAAGGGCTCCCTCGGACTCCAAATATTGGGGAGGAAGCAGGCAACTTTGGTTGTTTGGGGCTGATTTTCAGCCACTCAGATCCTCCTGgggccagaaggaaggaaggaaggaaggaaggaaggaaggaaggaaggaaggaaggaaggaaggaaggaaggaaggaaggaaggaaggaaggaaggaaggaaggaaggaaggaaggaaggaaggaaggaaggaatttgaaATGGCTGGAAGTCTACTTCTGGTTTTAAAACATGAGTATTTTCTCATGTTAAatactgttggatagctcagtggtttagatattggcctgaggttgggagtttgattcctcactgtttcTCCTAGAAGAAGAGATAGCCTGTATGGCTTTTGGCcatgcaaaccacttctgaatattttctgtgtgggaaaaccctgaaaagggttgtcataagtcagaattgacttgacagcatacaatgttgatgatgttgatgattaaTAAATCTAAAGGTTTAGCTGTGACTTGTTAGAAATATGCCGTGCATCTCATAGAGATTTCCAGCAGCAAGAGTacactgttgtttgtttgtttgtcattaGGGAAATAGTTTTTAGGGGGATGGCACAGTTAAAGGGGGCAAGAGGCTGCGGAACCAGCCTTGGGAACTGCACGCTACCCCTCACATGCTGGCGTGGTGGCCAAAGGTCTAGGGAAGCAGAACAGTGCTCAGCTTCCTCTTTTCAGGCACTGTGCAGGATATTGCCCTATTCAGGGAAAAGTTTGCTTTTGGATGTCAAGTTCTCCAAAACACTCCATACACACCCACTGTAAGAATGGAATCCAGAAAAGGTACGTAACATCTCTGAAATATGTTGCTATTGGCAATACTCTACTCTGAATCACTTGCAAATGTACTCCGGGTCAGTGCTGGAATAGACTGGGCTGCCATCTTGCCCCATCCTTCAGACAGCAGTGTGATGcctcgtggctcagtggttaaactgcagtactacagtcaagatTCTGTTCACTACCTGGATTTGATTCCAATGGGCTCAGGTCGCCAGCTCAAGGTTagctcagacttccatccttttgaggttggaaaattgagtacccagatcaccaggggtgtgggggagagggagagagagcaatatgtagcctgcataataaattgtaaatcacccagagagtacagtactttaagagctatggggtggtaaataagcagcaaactttgctttatttttgctcagtacagttttgggactcaTTAATTTTGTCTCCAATTAGCATCAGTTATACAGAAGTCACATCAACCTTGCCGGCGAAAGTAGTGACACCTCCACCATCAGCCCAGGAAATAGTGCAGAGAGACAGAATAGCCTCCTCTACTCCACCAGCAGTTTACCTCTCTCCTTCGATGACCTGTTGGCGGGGTTGCCAGTCCCAGAGAAAACCACCCGCAAACCTCCCCAGAGCCGCTCAAAAAAGAGCAGGAACTTAAGTGTCCCCGTAGACCTGGACGTGAGCGATGCCGAGACCAGCATTTCCGACAGTAGCTCCGAGTCACCAGTATGCGTGGAACTTCCACCGCAGCCTTTCATTTATGAACACACTGTCAGCAGCATCAGTGCTCAGGTGAGACCCTT
It encodes the following:
- the FNDC8 gene encoding fibronectin type III domain-containing protein 8 — encoded protein: MHQLYRSHINLAGESSDTSTISPGNSAERQNSLLYSTSSLPLSFDDLLAGLPVPEKTTRKPPQSRSKKSRNLSVPVDLDVSDAETSISDSSSESPVCVELPPQPFIYEHTVSSISAQVSWTRPRSGELVSFYELQLQEARPDGQGNSIRWVCSQTEEHLENLTPDTQYLIRVRALNVAGAGKWSAPYKFGTMPPVPGMPLDPSPVKVTVRRCRKSQKKTIFIP